A genomic segment from Spinacia oleracea cultivar Varoflay chromosome 3, BTI_SOV_V1, whole genome shotgun sequence encodes:
- the LOC130469160 gene encoding pectinesterase inhibitor 10, which produces MAATPWKTLFLVVLTTSMIFGDVVQGKLIVCDKLSEYKGNCGPHMLCRNKCMNENDGRIFGGVCNDIPPSESDCHCVCSYLFLLRPEVQAVCPSPSSESIPSLSPSPSSESIPSTSESISSPNSESNPSPNSESIPPPSESSPSPSESIPSTNESISPQSSGRNLSPNSESSQSPRSERNP; this is translated from the exons ATGGCAGCCACTCCATGGAAAACTCTCTTTCTCGTTGTCTTAACAACGAGTATGATCTTCGGGGACGTTGTCCAAG GAAAGTTAATAGTGTGTGATAAGCTGAGCGAGTACAAAGGAAATTGCGGGCCGCATATGCTCTGCAGAAACAAATGCATGAATGAGAATGACGGTCGTATATTTGGTGGTGTTTGCAATGATATTCCACCGTCAGAATCAGATTGTCATTGTGTCTGCTCATACCTATTCTTGTTGAGGCCAGAAGTGCAAGCCGTGTGCCCATCACCAAGTAGTGAAAGTATCCCATCACTAAGCCCATCACCAAGCAGTGAAAGCATTCCATCAACAAGTGAAAGTATCTCATCACCAAACAGTGAAAGCAACCCATCACCAAATAGTGAAAGTATCCCACCACCAAGTGAAAGCAGCCCATCACCAAGTGAAAGCATCCCATCAACAAATGAAAGCATCTCACCACAAAGTAGTGGAAGAAACCTATCGCCAAATAGTGAAAGCAGCCAATCACCAAGAAGTGAAAGGAACCCATAA
- the LOC130469159 gene encoding nicotianamine aminotransferase 1-like isoform X1 — protein sequence MAETAKKLGILVIADEVYEHLTFRNNPFVPMGVFGHIVPVLTLGSISKRWIVPGWRVGWLVTNDTQGILQESGLVESITSFLNISSDQATFIQADLFKVFKNPRERPFTFEEIDEVRDMLASFIISDCLLYFLVLNIKLWMQVFHMIVM from the exons ATGGCCGAAACTGCTAAAAAGCTTGGGATTCTTGTGATTGCCGATGAAGTGTATGAACACCTTACATTTAGAAACAATCCATTTGTACCAATGGGTGTTTTTGGACATATTGTTCCTGTTCTAACACTTGGTTCTATATCAAAGAGATGGATAGTTCCTGGCTGGCGTGTTGGTTGGCTTGTGACTAATGATACCCAAGGCATATTGCAGGAATCAGGG CTTGTGGAGAGTATTACGAGCTTCCTGAACATCTCTTCTGATCAAGCAACCTTCATTCAG gCAGATCTTTTTAAGGTATTCAAAAATCCGAGGGAGCGGCCTTTCACCTTTGAGGAgatagatgaagttcgagaTATGTTGGCAAGCTTCATTATCAGTGATTGTCTTTtatattttcttgtactgaATATTAAATTATGGATGCAAGTTTTTCATATGATTGTAATGTAA
- the LOC130469159 gene encoding nicotianamine aminotransferase 1-like isoform X2, with amino-acid sequence MAETAKKLGILVIADEVYEHLTFRNNPFVPMGVFGHIVPVLTLGSISKRWIVPGWRVGWLVTNDTQGILQESGLVESITSFLNISSDQATFIQIFLRYSKIRGSGLSPLRR; translated from the exons ATGGCCGAAACTGCTAAAAAGCTTGGGATTCTTGTGATTGCCGATGAAGTGTATGAACACCTTACATTTAGAAACAATCCATTTGTACCAATGGGTGTTTTTGGACATATTGTTCCTGTTCTAACACTTGGTTCTATATCAAAGAGATGGATAGTTCCTGGCTGGCGTGTTGGTTGGCTTGTGACTAATGATACCCAAGGCATATTGCAGGAATCAGGG CTTGTGGAGAGTATTACGAGCTTCCTGAACATCTCTTCTGATCAAGCAACCTTCATTCAG ATCTTTTTAAGGTATTCAAAAATCCGAGGGAGCGGCCTTTCACCTTTGAGGAgatag